A stretch of the Zeugodacus cucurbitae isolate PBARC_wt_2022May chromosome 6, idZeuCucr1.2, whole genome shotgun sequence genome encodes the following:
- the LOC105209350 gene encoding putative inorganic phosphate cotransporter: MSYTVRCFSDLEQSTCFLTVTRLIQLLVLFEVLAQWSYNGVSKILYRMETNVIDNAKSKAPLFGARHVQCILIFLGLSAAMTQRVNLSVAIVAMMDKNSTNSDFEEYQWSEKTKSYLLSSFFWGYFVTQIPGSQLAHKFGGKIILLCSVALTGLLALLTPLSVRLGDWQLLCALRVCQGLIQASTFSAIHTLLSKWIPAEERGSLGTFCYTGLPFGSILIMLVSGWIASSSFGWPGIFYFSGLYSIIWGLVWYLVGASAPSDCKWMCEEERLFIEAALVTSAKPEHENTPTKTPWLKILTSVPFWVILVAQSNYAWGFWTMLTEIPSYMKGVLGRDIKSNALMSATPYLANVLLTFVFCVLADFLIKRGYTSVNTSRKLFNTIGFWVPVVPIILLGYMRADQSELALAWLIIAVGVNTSANLGFLTNHIDLSPNFAGILMGVANCAANVMSLLAPLTVGFIVTDAKNVHQWRIVFYIASGMYFIGNLLFILFGQTKIQAWNYPKPRWEERDHIQFEAIKMENEEM, from the exons ATGTCTTATACTGTTAGATGtttctcagacctcgaacagtcAACTTGTTTTCTTACTGTGACAAGGTTAATCCAATTATTAGTGCTTTTTGAAGTTTTAGCTCAGTGGTCTTACAACGgtgtatcaaaaattttatatagaatGGAAACTAATGTGATAGATAATGCAAAATCTAAag CACCGCTCTTCGGCGCTCGTCATGTACAGTGTATTCTTATATTTTTGGGACTGTCTGCTGCGATGACGCAACGAGTAAACCTATCGGTTGCAATAGTGGCAATGATGGATAAGAATTCCACAAACTCCGATTTTGAG GAATACCAATGGTCTGAGAAAACAAAATCTTACCTACTCAGCAGTTTCTTTTGGGGTTATTTCGTAACACAAATACCGGGTAGTCAGTTGGCGCACAAATTTGGTGGTAAAATAATTCTCCTTTGTAGTGTAGCACTGACCGGACTCCTGGCTTTACTCACACCGCTGAGCGTGCGTTTGGGTGACTGGCAACTGCTCTGTGCGCTACGAGTGTGTCAAGGTCTCATACAGGCTAGCACCTTTTCAGCGATACATACGTTGCTCTCAAAATGGATACCAGCCGAAGAGCGTGGCTCTCTTGGCACTTTTTGCTACACTGGTTTGCCATTTGGTAGCATATTGATCATGTTGGTTAGCGGTTGGATCGCATCCTCTTCATTCGGTTGGCCGggtatattttatttctccGGTTTATACAGCATAATTTGGGGGTTGGTCTGGTATTTGGTTGGCGCAAGCGCACCCAGCGATTGTAAATGGATGTGTGAGGAGGAACGTTTATTTATTGAAGCGGCGCTGGTGACATCGGCGAAACCGGAACATGAGAATACGCCCACAAAAACACCTTGGTTGAAGATACTCACATCTGTGCCTTTCTGGGTAATTTTGGTGGCGCAGAGCAACTACGCTTGGGGTTTTTGGACAATGCTAACGGAAATACCCTCGTACATGAAGGGCGTACTTGGACGGGATATCAAGAGCAATGCACTTATGTCTGCAACACCTTACCTGGCTAATGTGCTCTTGAcatttgtattttgtgttttagcCGATTTTCTGATCAAGCGTGGCTACACGAGCGTCAATACCAGTCGTAAGCTGTTCAACACCATCGGTTTCTGGGTGCCCGTAGTGCCGATCATACTACTCGGTTATATGCGCGCTGATCAGAGTGAGTTGGCACTAGCGTGgcttattattgctgttggtgTGAATACAAGCGCAAATTTGGGTTTCCTCACCAATCATATTGATCTATCACCCAATTTTGCTGGTATCCTAATGGGCGTAGCTAATTGTGCGGCAAATGTAATGAGCTTATTGGCACCACTAACGGTGGGCTTCATCGTCACAGATGCG AAAAATGTACACCAGTGGCGTATCGTGTTCTACATCGCCAGTGGCATGTACTTTATTGGCAATTTATTGTTCATATTGTTTGGCCAAACGAAAATCCAAGCCTGGAACTATCCCAAGCCAAGATGGGAAGAACGCGACCATATACAATTCGAAGcaatcaaaatggaaaatgaggaaatgtga
- the LOC114803640 gene encoding putative inorganic phosphate cotransporter, whose protein sequence is MEKSAKYESGQKASFFGARHVQCFMIFLGLTVAFSQRVNFSVAIVAMTDRNATNPDFEEYSWTEQTKSYLLSGFFWGYFVTQIPGGQLAHKYGGKVMVLLSIASSSILCMLTPLAARLGDWKLVFALRLAQGLLQGCIFPSTHTLLSKWVPPEERGSIGTFCYTGVQFGSVVIMAVSGAIASSSFGWPGIFYISGLVSLLWVVVWYFVGASTPADFKWISEEEKLYIESSLVTSTKPEEEHVPTKTPWVKILTSVPFLVILIAQSTFAWGFWTMLIQIPSYMKNILKQDIKSNALMSALPYLVNMFLTFGFCGLNDFLIKHNYINIRTSRKLFNTIGFWVPVLPLIFLGYLREDQSNLAVGLLVILIGVNSAAYLGFLTNHIDLSPNFAGILMGVANCVANFMGVVAPLLVGFIVTDSKNANQWRIIFNITAAFYFVGNLLFIIFGQVKIQKWNYPKESQEQRDHIKFEPVNVEKAVY, encoded by the exons CTTCATTTTTTGGCGCACGCCATGTCCAGTGTTTTATGATTTTCCTTGGTCTCACTGTCGCCTTCTCGCAACGAGTTAATTTCTCGGTGGCAATTGTGGCAATGACGGATCGTAATGCAACAAATCCAGACTTTGAG GAGTATTCTTGGACGGAACAAACAAAGTCATACCTGCTGAGTGGCTTCTTCTGGGGTTATTTCGTGACACAAATACCAGGCGGTCAGCTGGCGCATAAGTATGGTGGTAAAGTTATGGTGCTGCTAAGTATAGCTTCCAGTAGTATTTTGTGTATGCTCACACCGCTGGCAGCGCGTTTGGGCGATTGGAAATTGGTCTTTGCACTGCGTTTAGCACAAGGTTTgctgcagggttgcattttccCCTCAACACACACGTTACTCTCAAAGTGGGTGCCGCCCGAGGAACGTGGCTCGATTGGTACATTCTGCTATACCGGCGTACAATTCGGCAGCGTCGTAATAATGGCGGTCAGTGGTGCTATAGCCTCGTCGTCATTTGGTTGGCCaggtattttctatatttccgGTTTAGTAAGTTTGCTATGGGTTGTTGTATGGTACTTTGTGGGCGCTAGCACACCTGCTGACTTCAAATGGATATCGGAGGAAGAGAAGTTATACATTGAGTCGTCATTGGTGACATCTACAAAACCTGAAGAGGAACATGTACCAACAAAGACGCCTTGGGTTAAGATACTCACATCGGTGCCCTTCTTAGTCATTCTAATTGCACAAAGCACCTTCGCTTGGGGCTTTTGGACGATGCTCATACAGATTCCTtcatatatgaagaatatactAAAACAGGATATCAAAAGCAATGCACTCATGTCGGCGCTACCGTATCTCGTTAATATGTTCTTAACTTTCGGTTTCTGCGGCCTAAATGATTTCCTTATCAAACacaattacataaacatacgCACAAGTCGTAAACTTTTCAATACCATCGGTTTCTGGGTACCGGTATTGCCACTCATATTTCTGGGTTATCTGCGCGAAGACCAAAGTAATTTGGCCGTTGGCTTACTTGTCATATTGATCGGTGTAAATTCGGCTGCTTACTTGGGCTTCCTGACCAATCATATTGATTTGTCGCCCAACTTTGCTGGCATACTAATGGGTGTGGCTAATTGTGTGGCGAACTTCATGGGCGTGGTAGCACCCTTACTGGTGGGCTTCATCGTCACGGATTCG aaaaacgcTAATCAATGGCgcattatattcaatataaccGCTGCTTTTTACTTTGTGGGCAATCTGTTATTCATCATCTTCGGTCAAGTCAAAATACAGAAGTGGAATTACCCCAAGGAGTCACAGGAACAAAGAGATCACATCAAATTCGAGCCCGTCAATGTGGAGAAAGCAGTATATTAA